In the genome of Calothrix sp. PCC 6303, the window TGGATTTATGGCATCCTATGCAACCTCCTCTGCCAAAGCGGAAATGAGTGAACTACGGCGGTTAAAGGGCTTACTACCGCCAGAATTGCAGAGTTGGGTCACAGTTGAAGGTACGACTGATGTCAATCCTTCCTTGATTCGTTGTGAAGAAATTGGTAAAGACCAAGTAGAAGTTCAGATTGACTTGGTGAAATGGGATAACCTTGCAATTGATCAACGGAATCTGCTTTTTTGGCATGAAGTTGCCCGCATTCAAAACGACACGATTCCCAAAGATGGTTGGGAAATGGCTGCACTGGCAATTGGTTTGGGCGGTGCGGTTGGTGAATTGTGGGTACAGGATGGATTATTGTTAATTTTGGCGATGGCACTGTGTGGGGTGTCGGGTTGGCGACTATATCAAAAGAACAGTGGTGATAAAGTAGCCAGAGAATTAATCGAAGCGGATGAGAAAGCGATCGCACTCGCCCAAAGATTCGGTTACACTCTCCCCAATGCCTACAAAAGTCTCGGTAGTGCTTTGAAAACCCTTATTGAAACTACACCAGGTAAACGTCAGCGCTCTAAGTATGAAGCCCGATTGTCGGCGCTGAAACGTAGTGCGAACAAAGTACGTGGAAAATCAAAGGAAAACAATGATAATG includes:
- a CDS encoding DUF3318 domain-containing protein: MASYATSSAKAEMSELRRLKGLLPPELQSWVTVEGTTDVNPSLIRCEEIGKDQVEVQIDLVKWDNLAIDQRNLLFWHEVARIQNDTIPKDGWEMAALAIGLGGAVGELWVQDGLLLILAMALCGVSGWRLYQKNSGDKVARELIEADEKAIALAQRFGYTLPNAYKSLGSALKTLIETTPGKRQRSKYEARLSALKRSANKVRGKSKENNDNDMY